CAGCCTGTGATAGGTCGGGAGCACCGCCCGATAGGGAATGCTCTCGTAGATAACACGGGGAAATCCCCGCACATTTCTGACGGCAACAGGACCGTCCATCAGCACGAATCCATCGAAACCCTCGACCGGCGTGAACGGCAATCCGGACCCGAATTGCCACCGGGCGCTTATATCGAAACCGTACACGACCACCTTGCCCAGCACATTGATCTGGTGGCGCCGGTCGTGGGGCGGACGGAATCGCCCGGGATTCCTTACCGCCGGACTTTCCGGATCGATCTCGTACCGGGTGGAAGACAACCCGTAGTTCACAAACCCGTAAAAACGGGGCCGCCGCACTTCCATGCGCAGATCAAATCCGAATGCATCGCCATGGGCCTCCTGCAACCGTGTGGTGAAGCCGGGAAACGCAGTCCACTCCCCAATGAAGATGTTGTCCATGTTCTTGTAGAACCCCTCGATGGAGCATTCCAGCCAGGGGAACGGTTCCACCCGGTATCCAAGCAACGCATGCATGGAGCGCATGGCTTCGCTGGAGGGTGTTTGCACCCAGGCGGTGAAAATATTGGTCGCGTCGCGGCGATCGCTCAGACCCACGGTCACCTGCCGGTAGATGCCCGCCGCCGCACTCCACTCATGGATACCGCGCTGCAGGCGCAGCCGTAACCGGGGTTCGAAATAATCGCCTGTGCTCCCCATCGTCTGGACGGTAAGCCCGGGCCGCACGTACAGCCCGCCGCCCGTGTATATCTCGGGCTGGATATATGCGCCCACATTCGTAGGAGCGCCCCGGCCTACCGTGAGATTCTGAAACAGGCCGCCCAGCACGGTTTCCGTAAGCGGCGTACGCAGGAAAAAGCCCCATTTGACTTCCGAGCTCCGGGCATAATTCGTCATATTGACGGCGAGGTTGAACTGCTCAAGGTCGGAGATCCGTGTCGGTTCCCCCCGGGGGCCGAAGGAACTTTCAAGACGTGAAACGGACACAAGCACCTCGCTCAGAATGGGAAGAATCCGAGGCGCTACAAGGTAGCGTACGCCGAGCGCCGTGTTACTCCAACTGACCTCATCGTCCCGCCGGAATACATCGTCCGTGGGGGTAAGCGTGCCGCGATCGAACGTCTTCAATCCCGTCACGGCAAGCTGCCGGTTCGGCCCCAGGCGCACATGTATTTTTCCGAATGCGTCATTGAACACATAGGGAAGCGCTGTGGACATGTACCTGGAGGCCAACTGGTCCAGCATCGAAAAACGGCCGGCGGCCAGAAAAGATATATAACCGGGAAGGATGGGGCCCTCGAGATGTCCTGCACTCGTGAACGGCGACAACGCCGCAGAAGCATTGAATCCACGCTTGTTTCCGTTCCGAGAATGCACATCGATGACCGAGGATATTCTCCCCGAAAATTCACTTCCGAATCCGCCTGCGTACACATCGGCCCGGCTGACGATTTCGGAAGAAAAGGCCGAATAAAAGCCCAGCACGTGAAAGGGCTGGTAAATCTCGATCCCGTCAAGCAGGGTCAGGTTTTGCGTAGGCTCACCGCCCCGGATGAACACTTGTCCACCCCGGTCTCCCATCAGCACTACGCTGGGAATCGTGGAAAGGTAGGAAACCAGATCGCCCGAAACGTCCGGCGAGGGAATGAGATCGATATCCTCGGGGCGGATGGTTTGCTGTCCGGCGGTCACGCGCGCTGCGCCATCTTCACGCTCCGCCTCCACGGAAATGCCCTCCATCTCCACCGCATCTTCCCGGAGCACGATATTGACCAGTAAGCGATCGTCGGCCTGGATATCCAGCGTATCCACATACGTAACGAACCCGATAAAGGAAGCGCGGAGTATGTATTGCCCGGGCGAGATGCGGCCTATGAGAAAAAATCCGTCCCCGTTGGAAACCGTTCCTGTCAACCCGCCGGTCATGTTATCGATCGACACATTGACGCCCTGAAGCGATTCTCCACCCGGATCCGCCGTAACGAAACCGCGCACAGAAGCGGATTGCGCCCTAGCTTCAAGCAACAGCCCCGGAGCCGCCGCCATGATGACATGCACCACAGCCACCAGTATCCACCGGCGAATATACCTGCTGTTCATGCCGCGTAACGTCATGATCGAAGGCTCTAAGGTTGGGAAGATCGTCCGGAGGACGAGAGGCTGGCCAACGAACTGCGCGCCATGCGATTGTCCGGTTCGATACGCAAGGCGGCTTCCCATGCCCGGCGCGCATTCTCCGGATCCCCGGACAACGCATACAAACTTCCCAGATTGATTAAAGCATGGGCATTCGTGGTATCCGCCTGCACCATCGTCTGAAACGATCGGATCGCGGAAAGGGTATCCCCCTGCAACAAATGCAGCACGGCCACATTGTTCCGAAAATCGAGATTACCGGGAGCCAGATACAGCGCCACGCTGTAGGCCTGCATGGCTTGGTCGTACCGGCGGGCTTTCCTCAGGGACGCCCCCAGTCTGGCATGCGCATACGGGTCCTCGGCATACGTTTGGGAGGCCGTCGTCAGGTTCGTAATTTCCGCCTGGAGCGCACGGAGTTCCTCGGCATATCGTTGAACCTCCTCTGCCTCTTCCGCATAACCAAGGCGCATCAGAACCTGGGCCATGTTGTAATGCGCGCCCTGATGCCAGGGCCATTCCCGGGCAACGGCTTCCAACGGAGCCAGCGCCTCCTCCCACCGCCCGAGTTTGACGAGAAAGGAAGCTGCATGGTACCGATATTCGTGGTTATCGGGCGCATGACGGAGCGCACGCCGGGCGCTGCGGAGCGCCCCCTCGAAGTCTCCAAAGTCGTCCAGTAACAGGGCCACCCCGAAATGGGCCTGGGCAAAGGTGCTGTCGAGAGCAAGCGCCTGTCCGAAAGCATAGCGGGCGCTGTCCGCCTTGCCCAACTCGATATATGCGCGGGCAATGCCCAGCCAGGGACGCGGATCAGGGGCGATCTCCAGCTCGCGACGGTAGTATCCCACAGATTTCCCATACTCTTGCCGGAGCCAGGCCGTATTGCCCAGATTATTCCATACGCCAGGATAGGCAGGGCGAATCGAAAGCGCTACCCGATACGCCGAATCCGCCTGGTCGGGTCTATGCAATCCGGCATAAATGCGGCCGCGCAAAAACGAAATGTCCGCAAGTTCCGGGGCCAAAGCGGCCACGCTGTCCGTAAAGGCAAAAGCCTGTGCAAAATCGTTCCGTTCCAGCGCTTCGCTGCTCAACCGGATAAAATGCGCGGCGGCGGGGGACATCGGCTGGGCGTCATTCGCCCCCTGCCCGTTCAGGGTTTCCTCCGGGCGCGGTTCGTTCGCGCATCCTCCTGCCCATAGCAGACAGCATACCACAGCAAGGCACGATGCAATCCACCGGCTGCGCGACGCACTCAAGGATACGATGCCTCGCATAATGTTATCTGTTCGCGGCGTCAAGTGCGGATGATTCCCAGGAGATGAATGACCGTAGGGGGCGAAGCTGCATCGTTTCCGGATTTCCGGCGAGGTTCGGGGGTTAGACCCTCCGAACCCATTCGTGATTCCACAATCAGGGGGGTTCTTCCATCGTCACTTCTTCCGCACGCTTCCGGGCAGCAGCGGCCCGGGAGGCGACCCGGGCCACCGCAAGCGCTTGTTGCTGTTCGGCGTGACGCCCGGCAAGAGCAAGCCAATTGGCGAGTGCACGCCACTTGGCCGGATCGTCGGGAGAATATGCGGCAGCGGCGCGGGCCAACCCGATCTGGCTATCCAGTTCCTGCAAAGCTTCCGTGGCGTCCACATGCCGCTGGCCTTCTTCCACATCACCAAGCGCAATCAGCGCACGGCCATAGTTGTACCGGAAAGCGGACTCATAGGGTTTCGCATACGCCGCACGTTCCAGCAAGGGAAGCGCATCCTCCGCATCGCCGGTTTTGAGCAATAACGCGCCGAGCCGGTATGCAAAGTCGGCATTTCCCCCATCATAATCCCATGCCCTGCGCGCATGGGGAAGCGCCTCTTCTGTCCGCCCCTCTTCATCGTACAACTCAGCCAGCCAGGCGTGGACCTGCGCATTGGTCGAATCATGCATAAGCGCCTCATCATATGCCCATGCCGCACTGTCGGGCAGGTGCAGCAATTCGTAGGTGCGGCCCGTCTGCGCCCATGCCTGGGACAACATGGCGGCATCCGTTCGCCGGTAAAACGCCCGGATATGCTCCGGCGAGGACAGGATAGCTTCCCGCTGAAGCCGGTACCGGCGGATTGCCTCACTGTACTGACCCTCTTCAAACGCGACATGCCCGCGCCGAAACCAGCCGTCGCGCAGGTACGGATCCAGGGATACCGCTTGCGCAAAGGCTTCGTCGGCTAAAGCAAGCTGGTATGTATGCATCAGAAGGCTCCCCAGAAGCATGTGCGCCTCCGGCAGGTCGGGCGCCCGACTCAGCAGACTGTCCGCCAGTGCAAGAGTTTCCGTATACCGCCCTGCCTCTTCTTCTTCTCGCGCCTTCACAAGCAGACTTCGAACTTCTTCATCGGCCGCCTGCAGGCGTTCCGCTGGCGTCTGCGCCGGTTTCCCGCACCCTGCGAGCACCAGCAATGCAAACAAGCACCCTGTTACAGATATGATCGGGGAAGATTCGGGCATAACGAATGGACTCGCGGGAACGATCCTCTGTGGGATATCCCTGCAGACAGGGATCCTGTCAAAATAAGGGCATTACATCGAACACCTTGCTGTTGTGTATGTATGAGCGCAATCTCTCACACTCTGCGTTTGCTGGAAGCGTCTCTGGAGTATACATACCGGGGTGTTACGGACGAGGTTGGTTTCCCAAAACAATGGTTTCTACGGCATCCGACCCTTCCACGATATGTACCTCGCTGCCAGCGGGCAAGTTCACATACCGCGCGGTCTCTCCGCCGGGCCAGCGCACCACAAGCGTATCCACTTGCGCAGCCTCTCCTAACCCGAACGTCAGCGCCTTGTCCGAAGAAGCAAGGTAACTCGAACCTGTCCGCACACGCCGCTGCATCCGTCGATCGCCTGCCACAGCCGTCACATGGGCGCCAAGGGCATCCCTGTTCCCGTGTACACCCTGCAAGCGCACGCGCAAAAAAGCGCCTCCCTGCGCCTCGTTACGCAAGAGGTGGACCGGCCCGGCATTCTCCGTAATCAGGACATCCTCATCGCCGTCCCGGTCATAATCGGCGATGGCCGCCGCACGGGCAATGATCGGTTCGGAGATCGGGTACTCGTATTCGGAAAAATGCCCATCCCCGGCATTCAGAAAAAGCTGCGGCTCCTGCCGATAAGACAATCCTTCCGCAGTGCCTTCCACATCCGGCGAAATATGCCCGTTCGCCAGAAAAATATCCATATCCCCATCCAGATCGGCATCGAAGAGGCACAGCCCGAAAGTAAGCGTGGGAAGCGACGGCAGCCCCACCTGAGACTGGGCTGCCCGGTCCAAAAAAAGACCCGGAGATATCTGACGGTATAAACCCGCCGGTTCGTTTGCAAAATGCCCGATAACGACCGACGGAGCACCCGTGTGATCCAGTATCCCGGCATCCACGCCCATGCCCGCGCGCGCCTGTCCCTCCTCGTCATACGCAATGCCGCTCGCCACTCCCTGCTCGACGAATGCGCCCGTCCCGTCGTTCATGTACAGCAAATCGCGCTGCGTATCGTTCGCCACCACCAGATCCGACCAGCCATCCTCATTGAAATCCCATTCGGTCACGCCCAATGTCTTGCCGGGAGCAGGCAGAAATCCGGCTTCGGCGGTACGATCGCTGAATTTGCCTCCCTCATTACGGTAAAAACGACCTGGAGTGCCTTCGTAAAGCTTTGGCGTGCAATAGGTTTTGTCTTCCCCGTTAATAGTGCACCACATGTCTTTTTCCGGGGACCACTCGACGTAATTCCCCACGTACAAATCGACATATCCGTCCCGATCGGCATCGAAAAAAATGGCCGCTGTACTCCACGCGGCATCGTCCGAAAGACCTGCAGCCTGTCCTGTCTCCGTAAACACGACACGCCCCCCGGGGGCCGCCTCCCGGTCGTTTCGAAGCAGCAGATTCCGCCCAACCGCGGTGAGGAAAATATCCGGATCGCCGTCGTTGTCGTAGTCGGCAATGGCGAGACCCATGCCGTAGGCTCGCAAACCGGCAAGGCCCGTTTCTTCCGTGACTTCCGTAAAATGCCCTCCTTCGTTCCGATACAGGCGGAGTGCAGGCAGCCCGGCATCGCCGCGATCCGGCCATACGCCACCTGCAACCAGTACAATATCCTGCCAGCCGTCCCCGTCGTAATCCAGAAAACCTGCCCCGCCGCCCATTGTCTCGGGAAACCACATTTCGCCGAATGCGCCGGTAACATGCTGAAATGCCCCCAGCCCCGCTTCCTGCGTAACACGGGTAAACCGAAGCGCATCCGATGGAGACCCGGAAATATCCGTTTGCCCATCAGGGGCCTCATTGTCCGTCCCGCACCCGCCCGTGGCGAGCATGCACGCGGCGAACAGCATCATACGGGAGCAAACGGTCACGGCGTACGGTGCGGAGAAGGAAGTTGCGCCAGATAGTAGATGGCTTCCTCGTGGTCGGGGGCGTGTCGGAGCACCGTTTCCCAGGCTGTACGGGCTTCTTCGTAGTTCCCTGACAGTGCGTGGAGCGTACCCAGATTCAGCCAGACATCGGGTTGGGTGGGGGCGAGTTGCAACAGCGCTTCGTACCGCTCAAGCGCCATGGTGGTATCCCCGGTCGCAAGATACAGATTGGCAACGTTATTGTGCAGTTCCAGCCAGCCCGGACGCAGGGAAATCGCTACCGTAAGCGCCTCGATAGCTTCTTCCATACGACCCGATCGGTGCAATGACTCGCCGTATTGCACCCAGAGCAGGGGTTCCATACTATGGGTCTTGATCCGTTCCACCCACAACTCGACGTCCCGCTGGAGGGCAAGCAGCGTATCGGCGCGGGCAAGGTACTGCGCGCCCCGTTCCGTTTGCCCGAGGCCGTTCAGCGCCTGTCCGAGGTTATAATGCGCCGGATAGTGCCATGGAATCCCATCGGCCACGCGTGTCAGGATTTCTGCAGCAGCTTCGAGCTCTCCGTTGCGCAAATGCTGTACCCCATACACATAGGCATAGTTCAGATTGTCCGGATCCAGTGCAATGCCCTGTTCGGAGTACGAAAGGGCTTCTGTGAAGTCCCCTGCGTCTTCATAGAGTTGCCCAAGCCACATGTACGCCGTTGGATTGGAGGAATCCGCTGCAATGGCCCGCTCGTACGCCCAGCGGGCGCTGTCAGGCTTACCCGTGTCCGCATAGGCCCGCCCGAGCTGCGTCAGGTAATCCGTCGTTTCCGCTACGCCGCGCTCCTTGCGGTAGAGCGCAAGGGCCTCTGCCGGTTCTCCGTACATATAGGCGCTATTTCCCCTATTGAACCACACGCCCGGATACTCCGGGTCCAGTTCGAGCGTCTTTTCATAGGCTTCGGTAGCCAGATCGAGCTGCCGGAGCGCCGTGAATATCCGGCCGCGCATGAATGGGATATCGGCAAGGTCGGGTGCATAGCCGGCTGCACTGTCCGCCAGCACAAGCGCCGCGCTGTAATACCCTGTCTCGAATGCCTGCTGGGCGTCGAGCAGGAATCCCACGGCTTTCGGGTCAGTGTCCCGGCGCACCAGTTCCGTCCGGGACGGGGCATCCGCCTCGGGGCCGCACCCTCCTGCCGTAAAGACAATGCAGAATCCCAGGATTCCTGTCCATGTACTTGCGTTACGCATGAGACTCCTTCGGAAAAATCAACCTGCCGCCCACCGGTCGTTGCATATCCAAACGCAGACGCTACGGAGACGGTTGCTACGGGACCACAGGCAATGCAGTCCGGGACACGATGCCCTCGCCCTCAAGCAAATATACCTCATGACCGGCCTCCAGTCCGGTATAACGCGCCATCCGACCATCCGGCCAACGCACTGTGAGCGTATCCACCTGATTCGCCGGCCCCAGGCCGAACGTCAGGGTCTTTTCCGATTGTGAGAGGTACCCGGAACCTGTCCGCACCCGGCGCATCTGCCGCACACCGCCCGCCGTGATCGTCACCTCGGCGCCCAGCGCGTCGCGGCTGCTCGTCCCATGCTCCGGACGCCCTTCGAGGCGTACGCGCAGCACATGGCCCCCACCGGACGAATCGTTGCGCAACAGGCGAACCGGGCCATTGTTCTCGGTCACCAGCAGGTCCACATCCCCATCCCGGTCATAGTCGGCCTTTGCCACAGCCCGGGCCACCATGGCTTCCCTGAATACGCCGCCAATGGAATCGGCCATATCCACCCACGTTCCGCCCCCCTCGTTTACAAACAGGTGCGGCGGCTGCCTGTATGCCGACCCATCGATCGGATCGAGGTACACATGCCCGTTCGCGACGTACAGATCAAGGTCGCCATCCAGTTCGGCGTCAAGGAGCAGCACCCCGAAAGCCAGCGTGGTCAGACTGGGCCTTCCGATACGGGACGCCGCTGCACGATCCGTAAACCACCCGCTCGCCGTACGCCGGTATACCCCGATCATTTCACTGGAAAAATTACCCACGAAAACCGATGGCATGCCTGTCGTATCCACGATCCCGATGTCCACACCCATCCCGGCGCGGGCTTCCCCGTGTTCCCCATACGCAATACCACTGGAAACCCCTTGCTCGGTGAAAGCGCCGCGACCGTCGTTGATATACAACAGGTCCGGCTCCCCGTCGTTCACCACCACCAGATCAGACCAGCCGTCCTCGTTAAAATCCCATTCGGCAACGGCCAGCGACTTGCCGGGATTAATCGACAAACCGCTTTCGTTCGTACGCTCGGTGAACGTACCGTCTCCGTTGTTACGGTAAAAATGACTCTGCGCGCCCGGGTACATGGCGGGACGACAATAATCCGGTCGTCCGTCCGCCCGAAAACATTCCATGTCACTGGAAACCGACCACAAGGCATACCCGGGCACATAGAGGTCGAGATGCCCGTCCCGGTCGGCGTCAAAAAAGAGCGGCGAACTGCGCCATCCGGCGGGACCCGCCACGCCTGCGGTACGCCCTGTCTCCGTAAAAAAACGCGCGCCCGACGGACCGGAATCATTGCGGAAAAGCAGATTCTCTCCGAAGGTCGCAAGAAAAATATCCTGATCGCCGTCGTTGTCGTAGTCGGCAGCGGTTACCCCGGTTCCCCAGGCGCGGGCATCGTCCAGCCCCGTTTCGAGAGTAACGTCCGTAAACGTCCCGTCCTGATTGTTTCGAAAAAGGCGCAGGGCGCGCACATCCGCCGGTCCCGTCGGCGACAAACTGCCCCCGCCCACCAATACGATGTCTTCCCAGCCGTCCCCGTCGTAATCCACAAAACCGCCCCCGGCGCCCATCTGTTCGGGAAACCAGAAACGGTCTTCGCTTCCATTCTCGTGCCGGAAATCGCCCAGACCGGCCTCCGGCGCTACGTTATGAAATGCAATGGGCTGAAGCTCCTCGGGCGGATTTCCCTGCTCATTGCCCCCGCACCCGCCCGCAAAGGTCACGGCAACGGCGACAAGCGCTCCAACAGCAGCATTGTGCAAATGCATTCTTCGGGAAACGCTCAGCCACCAGCCAACAGCAACGCAAATGCACAAGATGCAATGCGCTTAGAAGGACAGACTAACTCCCATGCGATGGACGGCGCCAAAAATCCCGAACTCCGTGAAGGCATAGTCTGCAGCGAAACCTATAGCCGATGTATCGTACTTCAGACCGCCCCCAAAGCTGACGCCCTGCTCATCCGTCGGATACGTATATCCCGCGCGCAGAGATACGATGTTCATAAACGTGTACTCTCCGCCCGCCTTGACTTGCTCCGAAAAGTCACGCGGACGCTCCGCTTCCAGCGAAACCCGCAAGGCATGCACATTCGGATCCATGGAGGTCAGATCGAGCATGTTCATGGAGACGCCCACGTTAAAGGTGAGCGGAAGCTCGAAGTTTTCCTGCACGTAGCGCAACTCCCGCGCGAAGTTCCGAACGCTCATGGCAAGATTCAGGCTGCGGAAACCGGTCCTGTACATCAAGCCGAAGTCGAATGCCACCGTAGACGTGGAATTGGCTTCGGTCGTGCCGTCCGACGATACAACCGCATCGGACAGGTCCTGCAAGACGTACTTGGCGTTGCCGCCGACGCTGA
The sequence above is drawn from the Bacteroidetes bacterium SB0662_bin_6 genome and encodes:
- a CDS encoding tetratricopeptide repeat protein, which translates into the protein MPESSPIISVTGCLFALLVLAGCGKPAQTPAERLQAADEEVRSLLVKAREEEEAGRYTETLALADSLLSRAPDLPEAHMLLGSLLMHTYQLALADEAFAQAVSLDPYLRDGWFRRGHVAFEEGQYSEAIRRYRLQREAILSSPEHIRAFYRRTDAAMLSQAWAQTGRTYELLHLPDSAAWAYDEALMHDSTNAQVHAWLAELYDEEGRTEEALPHARRAWDYDGGNADFAYRLGALLLKTGDAEDALPLLERAAYAKPYESAFRYNYGRALIALGDVEEGQRHVDATEALQELDSQIGLARAAAAYSPDDPAKWRALANWLALAGRHAEQQQALAVARVASRAAAARKRAEEVTMEEPP
- a CDS encoding TonB-dependent receptor, with the translated sequence MGSRLAYRTGQSHGAQFVGQPLVLRTIFPTLEPSIMTLRGMNSRYIRRWILVAVVHVIMAAAPGLLLEARAQSASVRGFVTADPGGESLQGVNVSIDNMTGGLTGTVSNGDGFFLIGRISPGQYILRASFIGFVTYVDTLDIQADDRLLVNIVLREDAVEMEGISVEAEREDGAARVTAGQQTIRPEDIDLIPSPDVSGDLVSYLSTIPSVVLMGDRGGQVFIRGGEPTQNLTLLDGIEIYQPFHVLGFYSAFSSEIVSRADVYAGGFGSEFSGRISSVIDVHSRNGNKRGFNASAALSPFTSAGHLEGPILPGYISFLAAGRFSMLDQLASRYMSTALPYVFNDAFGKIHVRLGPNRQLAVTGLKTFDRGTLTPTDDVFRRDDEVSWSNTALGVRYLVAPRILPILSEVLVSVSRLESSFGPRGEPTRISDLEQFNLAVNMTNYARSSEVKWGFFLRTPLTETVLGGLFQNLTVGRGAPTNVGAYIQPEIYTGGGLYVRPGLTVQTMGSTGDYFEPRLRLRLQRGIHEWSAAAGIYRQVTVGLSDRRDATNIFTAWVQTPSSEAMRSMHALLGYRVEPFPWLECSIEGFYKNMDNIFIGEWTAFPGFTTRLQEAHGDAFGFDLRMEVRRPRFYGFVNYGLSSTRYEIDPESPAVRNPGRFRPPHDRRHQINVLGKVVVYGFDISARWQFGSGLPFTPVEGFDGFVLMDGPVAVRNVRGFPRVIYESIPYRAVLPTYHRLDVTVERVFDMPLGVEMTVQAGVMNAYDRANLFSLDLLTAQRTDQLPVVPIVGLKVAF
- a CDS encoding tetratricopeptide repeat protein, encoding MRGIVSLSASRSRWIASCLAVVCCLLWAGGCANEPRPEETLNGQGANDAQPMSPAAAHFIRLSSEALERNDFAQAFAFTDSVAALAPELADISFLRGRIYAGLHRPDQADSAYRVALSIRPAYPGVWNNLGNTAWLRQEYGKSVGYYRRELEIAPDPRPWLGIARAYIELGKADSARYAFGQALALDSTFAQAHFGVALLLDDFGDFEGALRSARRALRHAPDNHEYRYHAASFLVKLGRWEEALAPLEAVAREWPWHQGAHYNMAQVLMRLGYAEEAEEVQRYAEELRALQAEITNLTTASQTYAEDPYAHARLGASLRKARRYDQAMQAYSVALYLAPGNLDFRNNVAVLHLLQGDTLSAIRSFQTMVQADTTNAHALINLGSLYALSGDPENARRAWEAALRIEPDNRMARSSLASLSSSGRSSQP
- a CDS encoding tetratricopeptide repeat protein, whose protein sequence is MRNASTWTGILGFCIVFTAGGCGPEADAPSRTELVRRDTDPKAVGFLLDAQQAFETGYYSAALVLADSAAGYAPDLADIPFMRGRIFTALRQLDLATEAYEKTLELDPEYPGVWFNRGNSAYMYGEPAEALALYRKERGVAETTDYLTQLGRAYADTGKPDSARWAYERAIAADSSNPTAYMWLGQLYEDAGDFTEALSYSEQGIALDPDNLNYAYVYGVQHLRNGELEAAAEILTRVADGIPWHYPAHYNLGQALNGLGQTERGAQYLARADTLLALQRDVELWVERIKTHSMEPLLWVQYGESLHRSGRMEEAIEALTVAISLRPGWLELHNNVANLYLATGDTTMALERYEALLQLAPTQPDVWLNLGTLHALSGNYEEARTAWETVLRHAPDHEEAIYYLAQLPSPHRTP
- a CDS encoding CRTAC1 family protein; translated protein: MHLHNAAVGALVAVAVTFAGGCGGNEQGNPPEELQPIAFHNVAPEAGLGDFRHENGSEDRFWFPEQMGAGGGFVDYDGDGWEDIVLVGGGSLSPTGPADVRALRLFRNNQDGTFTDVTLETGLDDARAWGTGVTAADYDNDGDQDIFLATFGENLLFRNDSGPSGARFFTETGRTAGVAGPAGWRSSPLFFDADRDGHLDLYVPGYALWSVSSDMECFRADGRPDYCRPAMYPGAQSHFYRNNGDGTFTERTNESGLSINPGKSLAVAEWDFNEDGWSDLVVVNDGEPDLLYINDGRGAFTEQGVSSGIAYGEHGEARAGMGVDIGIVDTTGMPSVFVGNFSSEMIGVYRRTASGWFTDRAAASRIGRPSLTTLAFGVLLLDAELDGDLDLYVANGHVYLDPIDGSAYRQPPHLFVNEGGGTWVDMADSIGGVFREAMVARAVAKADYDRDGDVDLLVTENNGPVRLLRNDSSGGGHVLRVRLEGRPEHGTSSRDALGAEVTITAGGVRQMRRVRTGSGYLSQSEKTLTFGLGPANQVDTLTVRWPDGRMARYTGLEAGHEVYLLEGEGIVSRTALPVVP
- a CDS encoding CRTAC1 family protein, translated to MMLFAACMLATGGCGTDNEAPDGQTDISGSPSDALRFTRVTQEAGLGAFQHVTGAFGEMWFPETMGGGAGFLDYDGDGWQDIVLVAGGVWPDRGDAGLPALRLYRNEGGHFTEVTEETGLAGLRAYGMGLAIADYDNDGDPDIFLTAVGRNLLLRNDREAAPGGRVVFTETGQAAGLSDDAAWSTAAIFFDADRDGYVDLYVGNYVEWSPEKDMWCTINGEDKTYCTPKLYEGTPGRFYRNEGGKFSDRTAEAGFLPAPGKTLGVTEWDFNEDGWSDLVVANDTQRDLLYMNDGTGAFVEQGVASGIAYDEEGQARAGMGVDAGILDHTGAPSVVIGHFANEPAGLYRQISPGLFLDRAAQSQVGLPSLPTLTFGLCLFDADLDGDMDIFLANGHISPDVEGTAEGLSYRQEPQLFLNAGDGHFSEYEYPISEPIIARAAAIADYDRDGDEDVLITENAGPVHLLRNEAQGGAFLRVRLQGVHGNRDALGAHVTAVAGDRRMQRRVRTGSSYLASSDKALTFGLGEAAQVDTLVVRWPGGETARYVNLPAGSEVHIVEGSDAVETIVLGNQPRP
- a CDS encoding PorV/PorQ family protein; the protein is MTYHRYTTLIAIAALAVFTASGTFAQITTEDVGTDKLAQTNFKFLEISVHPRAAAQSDAMTANEFNSSAAMFYNPAAMGWMENRFSAGFGITNWIADVTYNSASAAIRTNYGVFGASLLFADYGGGIIGTIAATNERGYLEYGDLGLSNPEPSAMAIGLGYGVGVTDRFSVGGNAKYVLQDLSDAVVSSDGTTEANSTSTVAFDFGLMYRTGFRSLNLAMSVRNFARELRYVQENFELPLTFNVGVSMNMLDLTSMDPNVHALRVSLEAERPRDFSEQVKAGGEYTFMNIVSLRAGYTYPTDEQGVSFGGGLKYDTSAIGFAADYAFTEFGIFGAVHRMGVSLSF